The genomic window ATAGTTACCCGATGATGCTGTATTAAGGATGACGAGGGAAGAGAATCTGCATGCCTTCTTAAAAACGCATCTTTTGCAGTGGGCTTAAAACTTTGGAGTCTTTTTGGAAAAACTGTGTTTTCTGACCTGCTTGCTCCTTGAGCATGCGGGTGCAAAGGTTCAGTAATACAAACATCCTTCTTTACACACATGCCTCTACCCAAACCGGTAGCTAGCATACTTGCTGGATAATGTCCTTCACCTTCTCCTAGATGGTGGACAACAGAGCAGGATATCTTGGCTGTGTAGCTTTCATTATTTTCGCTTTGCAGTGTGTTCCTAATAGTGACAGGATCTAATAAAGAATTGGTAGTAAGACAGGAAGCAAATGTTCCGAAAGAACCAGATGATTGTGGCTCTGCACACTCAGATTCTGGCTGGTAATCCTGATTTCTAAAGTCCTTCATTGACCTGTGCAAGCTTGCAGAAGTCCGAGATGACTCAATTATAGCTTGCAATGTGGTGGACCGTTCCCCTGTTGACAAACGACAAACTGGAGCTAAATCATCCAGAGTAAGAGGGAACTGCAGACCGTTAatatcaccaccaccaccatgtgGCTTCTTCTGGCTTGAAGATTTATAGAAACTGGAACAGAGTGTAGCATCACTAATAGGGCTGGGCTGAGGCCTTTCCAGTGCTTTGCAGCTTTGTAAATTCCTCTGAACTTGCACACTGCTCTTTTGAAAAGCAGGTTCCTGATCCACCTCTTGCAAGACGTGTTTTCTTGGCGTCCTCTGAGCACTAGCTTGATTATGATATGTACCAGCATCAGATTCACAAAAACGAGTGGCCAATGTAAAGCCTTCAAGGTGCCGACGACCAGCGTTTTGTCTTACCCTGGTGCACCTTGCATTGCATACATTTTCTTGATAAGGCTTTTTTGGAGTCTTGCTCCCTCCTCTGCCCTGGGGATAATGCAGCAGCATTTCAGCATCGCTGTTCATATTCCTCTGCTTTAGTATCAGGTCAGAGGCAATGGCTGAGCTGGTGCTCTTACATTCGATGCTATCAAGCTGCAGGTTAGACTGCTGTTCCCAGCGAGACTCTGAAAGAAACCCCAGGAGCTCATCCACATTATCAGCAGGGAAGCCCAGATTGCTCTGTACCATTGCCACTCGTTCAGTTCTCGCAGATCCACTCTTTGGACCGTGTTTGATCAATCTTCCTCGCTGGTGTCCGTCCATTGTGCATCAGGCTCTGCACTAACGCTGAATTCTCTCTCGCCAGCAGAAATCTGAATTCACATTCTCTTTAATCCTTGTGTAATCTAGCAGGAAGGAAAGGAAATCAGTAattgaatatgtactgtacaggGAAATAGCAATTTTAAAACCAGAATATTTCATACCACCATTATTGCACTTTATGCAATACAGTATAACATTGCACTTCGCtgcacatttttttctgtatctATCACAGGGTTCCTGGGAAGTGATGCAAACTGACGatcttgtaaaaaatatatatcaaacatAATATATTAACCAAACAACACTATAtattataggatatatatatatatatatatatatataacgttactgtacaacaacaacaacaataataataataaataataataataataataacaaaatataatataataataataataatgcaataaattGGTTTACTCAGTTAATTCTTGTCTAAGAGTAAAAGTTATTGCTGGACTGGTTCTACAAGTGTGTTATtaagtatgatatatatatatgagatatatatatatatatatatatatatatatatatatatatatatatatatatatacacatatatacaaacatttaaaactagAAAACTCGGTATTAGCAAACACAGATATCAGTCAGGAgggatttaaaactgtttaacttTACTCTAAACTGTAACACATTCCAATCGTTAGCTgcagaaactgaaaaacagcCGTCTCTTTCAACCACAACAATCGCATGCAATactgcacagcaacacacacacacgttgccACTACGCGACGCCTATACTCACTCTTGAATATCGTTAAGGATTCTCAGTAcctttatgtcattttttttttaagtcaatgaaaacaaaaatgtttgccgttttgtttttgtctccATTGTTTCAAACTCACTGCTTTAGTCTACATTTTCACGACAGCCCGATGGATAAGCGGATCAGACAGATCAGTGACTTTGTTACTTAGTTACACATTGAATCAGCCATCTGTGCAGGGCAGCGCTTTCCTAGTGCCCGGTATAACTGTGTGAaatttgaaaacacacacacacacaactttacaAAAGAGCAGCTATTTTTATTAAGCAACACaatttacagtaatttatttttgaGCACATGTATACAGGATATACTTTCTCAGTAActtataaaaattaatttaatactgGTATTAAAACCTTACCTTACCGATACGAAATGTACTTCCGTTGTATCTTTCCACAAAACTATGTATGAAAGTCAAAAATCCCAATGAACCCGGAGACAGTTGAACGTACTCTGTTTGTTTTCCTTAGTTTACACAGTATTTACAATTCAAAACTGGCGCCGCTCTGCAGACTTCACTGACAACAGAGACGCTGTCAACCGAGCATGCGCGGGGTCGCTTAAAGGTATTCTGATCAGAAGCCAGTCGCTCATACAACTGTCTTCGTTTCCCATCCCCGTTATATTTGTTTCAGGGGATACAAAAATATTACATGTACACATTGCATTTATTCTGGACCCCCCTTTTTTATTACGCTGCCAAGAACACTTGTTGAGGGCTGGAgtgcaaattactttttttttttaaacacatctgAGGGTTGTGTGTGGCTAATGGCCCTTAACGATTACATTCCCGGTAATAGTGATACAGTCCTCTTTGTCTACGACCAGACCGCtttttacatagtaaatacattaatGGAAAACGCAAAACTGATGCACaagtagttttattattttttttcataattcatAACAAGGATTGATTCAATCCAGCTTGTACCTGGAGGCTTACAGTCAATTTACAAAATCAAATTTACAAATTAACAATTACTTCAAACAACAATGTATTGTATCCTTCCCTCTACTATGATCTCAATTAAAACCACATACTCAAAACAAGGTGATTTTGGAGCTGAATATGATAACAACTTGAATTCTTCCTGCAACGGGTATAATCCATCACCAGCGTGCCTCTCCATCACCAGACCAGCGAGTGTAAACTGCTGACTAAACACTACATAATGGAGCAGCTGGTTGTACTATTCTTCCCATCTTAAACTCCTAACACCTTTGGAATATTTGTACTGGCAGCAAAGAGTTATTTAGCATCTCCCTCATACAGAGGAACCACTGCTTCATCGCCTCTCTTTCTTCTATTTGTAATTCCGTAGATACACAAGCCTGTGGGGCTTGAATTTCTCCCTGCACAGCGGGCACTCTTCCTGCAAaaagaagggggaaaaaaaactgatttttaaaaacagctgatTATTTTGTAGTGGATTGCATTAACCTGACTTAAGCTATAGTGATAGCTTTATCTTACAGGTCACCTACCATTGGATGGCAAGCGATCTCCGTGGAACCAGCTAAGAATAATACTTAGAAATTATAAtattcataattttaaaaatgctcAATCAGATTTCTAACGTAAATCTAGAAGAAGCAAAGTCAAGCAGAGAAAAGTTTCATCTAGAGCCTTCTTCAAAATAACACTAAGTACTAAGCACTAGAAACGCTCGTCTGCTTGACTTTTAGTGCTCACCTTAATAAAATACCATAACCATCCTATTAGGTATTGGCTTGTCTACAGAGTCCTAATGCTTGCACTAGCAAGCCAAGTCTATACGACACGCACGCACATCAGTTTTCACCATTTCACAACTTGCATTAAGCACCTTGGTATTGCACCATTCTGTAATGCACTCCCAGCAGAAGAGGTGGCCGCAGGGCGTGGCTGTGGAGTGACGTCGCTGCTCCAAACACAGGACGCAGCGAGAGGTTCGGGCAGACAGGAGATCCGGAGACGAACTGCTGCAAAACAAAAGATCATTTAGCAGAGGGATTAACAGTGACAGAGGAGGAAGAacccattaaaacaaacaaacaaacaaaccaaaagcaTTAtggattaaatattttaaatttaccAAATAGTTTCTTCAGCCCATATCACAGAGAGCAATAAGACTCTCACTGCTTAGTTTAAGCTATTCCTGGTGCTGAGGTGCTTAATTAGATGCACATCAGCTTGCAATCTATGCACTGATGTTAGTAGTAATACCCAGCTTGGCTCAAACTGTAATGCAATGGGTGCCTTATCTCAGCAGCAGGCTTAACTTCAGGAATCTCAGAATGGCTGTACCCAGAAGAGGCGAGGTTTCTGTATTGTTTCCACTCCTGCCTGGCCCTTTGCCTCTGTCTGAAGTTGTTGATCTGCAACGCAACAGTCAGTGCCAGCTGCAGTACAGACACTGCGCCCAAGAGCTTGTAACTGGTACGGACAGCCCGGTCATCCCCTGGCAACCCTCGAACACGGAGCTGAGAACACAGAAAAGATGCTGAGATCAGTTTTGGGTGCAGCTGTAAAACTGCATTGGCAGACCTTCTGCATACAGCAGATGCTTCTCAATGTGCCTGGCTTtagccaaagaaaaaaaagacccaAAACAAGCATCATAACTGGAGATTTTAAACTATGGAGTACTGAAAACAATGCATGTAAATCGATGTACTTACATAGCAAACGCCCGATACCCTTTTCCCAAGGTGGTAAAACGCTCCGTTAATGTAGAAGAGAGCTACATGCAGTCTGTGTGCAAACGTGATTCCTTGCCTCAGAACGTACGTCGCATGAAGAAGCGTCCTCCTCTGTGTCTCTGCGAGTCTCCCCACGGCCCACTGAGCCCTTTCTCTGAAGAACGAGGTCAGATTCCAGCCTCTGGTTTGAGGAGCCCGGGGCCCCGCGGTTTCTGCTTGGAGCTCACGCTCCAGTCGGGCCAGCGTCCTGTCCAGGAGATACGGCACAAAGACGTGAAGGCAGATTAAAGCTGCACGTCTGGCACGGGAAGGGACCTTCCGCTTAGTGGGGTCAACCTGGAGGATACTGACGTACTCTTCCCCGAGGGTTTGAAAACCTGACAAAAAGAATCCAGGCGATTTCAGAGGCACGTCATTGACAAACCATACATATTCAAACAGCTCATCAAAACCCTTTCAATTCGGCCTTGCCTGCAAATGTAGTCAAACAGTAGTACGCAAGGTCTGACAGCAACTCAATCTCTCTCCTCCATTCCAGCCACTTTTTAGATCCTAAAATAGAAGAGATGAAAGTAATAAGATGCCATGTCCCCTCTGCCTTCATTTCCCTATAATAGTGTTTAATGTGCCACTGTCACAGCAAGTGAATTTATCAGACACTGAAAACCACACACATCTGTGCTGGAGCTTACAATGCAATCACCAACCACCGTGACTGCCTACAGTATTAGTAATCGTTTTTGTCTTACCAGCTAATGTCTGAAAAGCTTCACTGGCGTTATTCCGAAGACAGTTCTGGTAATAGTCATCTTTCTGAGTGGATCGGATTATCTGTGGTTGGTTTGCAGGCTGCAGAGGCATCGCGTAAAACCTAAATAACATGGCAGTTCATGGGTTAGACTATTTTCTTTTATGAATGACTGAAAAATATAACGTATTGTTGTTCACCTGATTTTGCAACTATGTCAAGAACATCAACAACATGCATTCTCCACCTCACtgattcttaaaacattttcagcATATTTTAGAATGAGAAAACGGATCAGAATTCACTAAAGGTACGTTTGCATGGTCTCACCACTGTACCCTGCAGCATAGCAGGAAGCAATCTAAGTACTGCACTAAAAATATAGCCTGTGCAACACAAACCTCCCTAAATTAGACTAGTCTCATTTCACCTTATAACACAAGGAAAAATGTGTCGAACTTCACATATATTTTACGTATCCCAAAACAGCAGCAAAACGATACAAATTGCTTGAGTTCTGTAGCGAAACAAATCGGCTACGCGGGTTTTGTATTCATATCGAAATACTGCTGCAAACCGATTTAGTGTGGTGCTGCTGGCAaattttacaatttcaaaaaccTGCCTCCTATTGCAGGCAGTTTCCTGAGATCCTAGATCCGCACACCACCCACCAAAATACCCGGATGTCTGCTTTATTTACATCGAGCAAGAAGAAAAGTGTGTGGAGGTTAGGGAGAAATTAACAGCGCGACCTAGCGGTGGTAAATTGAAGCATTAATTAATACTTTAACCcattaaataccaaataaaactgtctttatataaaaaaaaaaaaaaatcagaactcAAGCTATATTTATGTAATTCGATACATTCcattttgactttgttttaagtTTAACACAATTAGAGTaaattatcataacaatatagttaaagagaacatttaaataacaggtagatggcTGTTAAGAATACTGCATCAAagtacaaagtagcctgtcctcgaATGAGGAGAACAGAACTTAATAGGTTAATAAAGCGTGACTCCCCTTACAATGCAGCTTAAACTTTATgataatgcatattttaataattattactattagtgGCACCACAGATTCCTACCCTTAAAACTATTCCCAACTGTAAGCGTAGCTGGTAATATGTAAGTCTATAAACGTACTGACACACGAGTcatgcttatttaaaataaaaaccttttacaAGTTATAATTCTGACAGCAGTACCATTCTTCCCAGTACCGTACTGAGCAAAATAAAGAGGTAATTTTCTACAAAACTTCCCACAAGTTTAAATGCTGATTTTTTGTTTAAGCCAAAATTAAATAGAACCCTACCGTActtacaatactgtacacaagCCCAGCAACAAACAAGACAGCAAAAGGAAGAGATTGACTCAGTGGCTGTGTCACTAGACATTGATTAAATGTGTGTGTAGTGATCAAGCTGGCATAGACAATATCGAAGTTTACTGTGGTAATGTACATCAGAAATTTGTAGTAAAGCACATGAAAATgatgataaaaacaaaagcaaacattaaTACTGATCCATATTTACAGAAAATTTGTGTTGTGTGGAAAATTGTGTTTAAATGAGCTCTCACAAAAATGTCCTTTATTTAAAACGCTTTCAAAGTGTTCCCATCTCAAACGGCCCGATATATAAAGCAGGCTTTGTCATTGATCAGATAAATCAGCCAGAATGGAAATTACATCAGATTTTTCTTGTGGATTTCTTTTTATACAGAGAGCGACTCAAACAAGCTGATGCAGTGAATAGAAAATGTGTCTATTAGACAGCCAAGGAATTATGAGATGGAGTTGCCATCTGCCTCTGTTATTCCCTGGATCGTCCTGGTTTAAAATACCGGTACCATAAATTGAGCACATGTGAGATAAACCGGGACACAATATCACTGCAGCAGAATATGAATGCGTTGTCAATACTATAGTGGTAATATTATCAAGATTTCAACGTTGGAATTATATAGGATTACTAAAGAgggtttaaacttttaacaaacCCATTTCGATGTCCCTGTTTTTAGATAGCAACCCTATCATGAGATGAGATATGGAAAATCCTAGTGGGATTTGCTTAGGAATCCACATCAGCAGAAGAAGACAGGGAAGGATTCAGCGTGCTTTGGCCTCGGGTACTGTCTTTTGTCAGTAAGCACTGACATTACAGCTCAGAAGTGCTGATAAGATAAATTAGCACTAGCacgttttaaaaggcactgcatttcCAGTCCTGGAGTTAAATTTCACCCGGCCTCGTCCATTGCAGCTCTGCCCCACCTGCTGGCATTGAGAGCACTGTTCCTCAAGGAAGCACAGTCTGTAATAATTAACTATTCTGACCTTTCCCCACACACAGTTCTCTTTCAGCGTGCCCCTGCACTTGGacttttcttgttttagtttaattccaatacactgctgtgtgtcAGTCTTCaggagtttttcttttctttttgatgaAGAGGGATTCAGTTACACACAAGACTCCTTCGCCTGAAACCTGTAGAACCggtttctttgtgttttcttcTCTGAAAGCAGCCTACAGTATTCTCTTCATCTTCCGTGTGAGCAATGCGCTGGCAGCAAGCGGTCACCACTCCCACTCTGATAAAAGTGACCTCGGAGCTGTTTGATGAAGTGCTTGGAGAGGTGGTGTGGGCAGGACAGCCTTCACTTTGCACGAGGAGGTGGAGTTAGCTGCAAACTTTAGTTTACTTGCGACTTCTTGCAGAATGAAAGCGGACACAGCGTGAAGACAACGCACTTAACAAGAAGGCAGGCTGGCTTTTCAGCTTTGCTgagctggaaaagaaaaaaaaggtaagtgGAATTGATTTGGGTGTCGTTTCTGCCGGTTTGTAAGGAACTAAATGTTTACTTGGGAATACAAAGGTAGACGTGCAGAGAAATCAGGGACGAGTCTAGTTGTGTTACATTTCCAGGTGCAGCTGCATATGTTTCAGAATCAGTCAAAGTCAAGTCATTGGAATTGCATTGTACACGACCTTACAGCAATTATTAGGGAACATCACCTCTTTAT from Polyodon spathula isolate WHYD16114869_AA chromosome 16, ASM1765450v1, whole genome shotgun sequence includes these protein-coding regions:
- the LOC121328457 gene encoding peroxisome biogenesis factor 10-like isoform X2, with protein sequence MLFRFYAMPLQPANQPQIIRSTQKDDYYQNCLRNNASEAFQTLAGSKKWLEWRREIELLSDLAYYCLTTFAGFQTLGEEYVSILQVDPTKRKVPSRARRAALICLHVFVPYLLDRTLARLERELQAETAGPRAPQTRGWNLTSFFRERAQWAVGRLAETQRRTLLHATYVLRQGITFAHRLHVALFYINGAFYHLGKRVSGVCYLRVRGLPGDDRAVRTSYKLLGAVSVLQLALTVALQINNFRQRQRARQEWKQYRNLASSGSSPDLLSARTSRCVLCLEQRRHSTATPCGHLFCWECITEWCNTKEECPLCREKFKPHRLVYLRNYK
- the LOC121328457 gene encoding peroxisome biogenesis factor 10-like isoform X3, which produces MPLQPANQPQIIRSTQKDDYYQNCLRNNASEAFQTLAGSKKWLEWRREIELLSDLAYYCLTTFAGFQTLGEEYVSILQVDPTKRKVPSRARRAALICLHVFVPYLLDRTLARLERELQAETAGPRAPQTRGWNLTSFFRERAQWAVGRLAETQRRTLLHATYVLRQGITFAHRLHVALFYINGAFYHLGKRVSGVCYLRVRGLPGDDRAVRTSYKLLGAVSVLQLALTVALQINNFRQRQRARQEWKQYRNLASSGSSSPDLLSARTSRCVLCLEQRRHSTATPCGHLFCWECITEWCNTKEECPLCREKFKPHRLVYLRNYK
- the LOC121328457 gene encoding peroxisome biogenesis factor 10-like isoform X1 → MLFRFYAMPLQPANQPQIIRSTQKDDYYQNCLRNNASEAFQTLAGSKKWLEWRREIELLSDLAYYCLTTFAGFQTLGEEYVSILQVDPTKRKVPSRARRAALICLHVFVPYLLDRTLARLERELQAETAGPRAPQTRGWNLTSFFRERAQWAVGRLAETQRRTLLHATYVLRQGITFAHRLHVALFYINGAFYHLGKRVSGVCYLRVRGLPGDDRAVRTSYKLLGAVSVLQLALTVALQINNFRQRQRARQEWKQYRNLASSGSSSPDLLSARTSRCVLCLEQRRHSTATPCGHLFCWECITEWCNTKEECPLCREKFKPHRLVYLRNYK